The region CGACGACCAACGCACAGGGAACGGTAATCCCGGCGTGTTCCACCTGTCGGGATGTCGACTCTCCTTTGGTGCGTGACCACCATCCCGCTCCGCATATTCGATTCCCGGGCGATTGGGTAATGTTTTTCCACATCACTTCGCAGAACTTGAACTCGACTCGCAGGAAGCCACCGCGTTATTGCTACTTACCGATCCATTGGCGACGCTCTCCGCCGGGAAGCCACTTTTGAGCAGACCGTAATCTTTGTACACACTTCCGGTCAGAATACCTGCGAGAACGATAAGGCTGGTGAGCGTGAGCTGATGGTAAGGATCCGTAGTGCGTCCCAGTTACCGTGAGCTACTTACCGGTGGCCTGTTGTAGCAGATACCTTAGCCAGGTGTTGCCACTGCCCGGGAATGAAACGAGCGCCGTCAGTCCCGGTGATTTCGGGTTGCGCTCACGCCGGCCGCTTGGCCAGCGCCCGTCGCCAGTTCTGCTTACGCTATTACTATCCACTAGCTTACCACTAACTTGATCGCTATTAGGCCAAACGGAGCGCGAGGAACTTCCGGCAATGCTACTGCTAGCTACCGTATCGCCACCACGTCCCGGGCCTGGTGCTCGCTCACTAGCATCgttgtcgctggtgctgccactgccgccagcACGGTCCGACTGTCGGGCCGGAGTGTCTGCTTCCggtggcgcctccaccgctaccgctgctgccgctgagtGTAGGTTCTGGTtgttctggttgttgttgttgttctggtgGTAGCTGTACACGCTGAACTTTTTGACAAAGTGTCCGGGAAAGGTTTGCAGCAGCTTGGGCGGTGTCCGGGGCTGTCGGGTCGGTGTGCCCAGATAGTGCAGCTCGGTGCACCACTGCAGCGGTGGCTTCTTGCCCATCAGCCCCAGGTCCCGGTTGCGGATCGTCTCGAACTCACCGTAGCCACGGGGCCCATGGATGCCACGCTTCTGCTGCGGTCCCTGCAGACTGACGAACGATAGGAACAGTATACCGCCGACGTACACCAGTATGGTACCGGCCACCCCAAACAGTCGCCAACCGCGCAGTGCCATGGCCGCATTATCGGATCTACGGAGACGGAGAGAAGGGGGGAGAGCGTTACGTTACGTTAAGATGTCGGATgagaattgaaattgatttctatCTCCCAACACTACTTGCACGACCGCTCGGCTGCAATGAAAGCTGCAAATGGATTCCCGCGCTAGTGTCTAGAGCGCACTATATAGTGTCGTTAGTTCTACTTTGTGGCATGAAATTGAATATAAATTGAATCGAGGCGTACAATGCAGATAACAACTCTTGTCAAGACACAACGAACGAACTTTGGACGAACGAATCCGGTCCCGAATCCGTCCCGCGAGGGGGACGGGAACTGAAAACTATCGCGATGAAGATACACGATAGGCACTCCGGTCTCCGCAAACTTGGCACAGACCTTACACAGCGTGAGCAGCAAgaccaccagctccagctaGTGCTCCCCTTTCTTCGAtggcactgcagcagcagcagcagcagctggctacCCGAGACAACTCCAGCCAACCGACAGCCGCACAACGCAATCCACCACGCTGAGTCATATTTATTGAAACGCGCTTCAATGCGACCCCGCCCCCCCGCAAAGACCGACAGCCATCAGTGGTGTCGTATGAGCGCGTGTTTGAGCTCACGAGTAGGTGCCAGTAGTGCTCACCCGGTACGTGCCTTGGAagacaccaccagcgccagtcTAATCAGCGACCACATGCGAGGGAATGTGTGAAGATCGATCATTACCACGCGAAAAACCTTCACCCGTCCCCGGTGGACGCATCGCTATTGTTTATCACCTGCTGCTCACGTGCTCGCGTGTGGCCATCAGCAGCCCCCTGGTGAGGTCTTAACCGTGAGATTGTTTATCCTTAGGGCGAGGTGTTATGCGCCAAGCGCTCGGTACACGTGGGTGTCGGTGGCCGGACAGATTGGTGAGCTAATTGGGCAATTTTGTAACGCTACTGTGTCATGCGACTAAACGGCTGATGATAATGAGCAGTCGCAACGAGTTACTAATGGTGGCCACAATTAGAATGCCATCGACATCGTCCTTATCCGACATTCAATGATGATTGTTGATAAGGATTGATGTGAGTGATTGCAGCAGTCCGGCCTCGAACACAATGGCAAAGTTAGCAAGCAAAACATTCTCCAATTCAATGGagtatttttcataaaattataGAATGCATTGGCATTTtccgcctgtttttttttcgccaaaagcGCATAACAGTACTCTGAAGATTGTGTTCCTGGTCCTAAGTCCTAAAAAATATGTATTTGTTTCTTCTAAAACTATGTTGTATAAAGCTCTATATTGTTCTTaactttttgtgttttatttcacCAGTCAATCACTCTTTTCTTATACTTCATTCGCCTAATTGATTCATTAACCTGATGGAGAGATTTGTAGACTGCTATATCAATAATTTATCAAAGTTCCTTCTGAACAAACTCAACAGAAAAATCTCAAAAGGAAAGTCACCACACTAAAAGCTCCCGTATTTGACGGCGAAAGTTCAAACAGCTcacaagacacacacagatatTTGAAATACAAGTGGAAATAAAGGACCGAGCATTCATTTTCCAGCCGTTGCACTGCGATACCCATGTAAACCTCGGCATGCAAATTGATAAAAGTTTAAAAACCTCAACCCCACCGGAGCCACCGGAACGTGCCAGCAAACAAAGGAATAGCGGCGTCAGCAGTGGCACCACTGTTTGAACAAGTTGTCAGAGTCCTTGATGTTGCATTCGGCCCCATTTGAACTTTTGTCGTCGTGCTCGCCCGCTTTAACGACGACTGATGTGGCACAGAAAACATGTAAATGTGGGCACAGCATACCACCTTTCGACGGTGCTTCGTCTCAGCCAGACACAGACTCAACCAGTGTCGGTCGGTACGTCGTTAAACGTCGTTGGCTACCATCGTTAGGGCGCGCTGAGGGGAAATGCTTTAAATTGTAACATCGCTCGTCTCCGGCTCCATCCCGACTGGACGGAATATTTATTCCCGGGCGTTACTCACAGTTAACGGGGCACATCGTAAGTGTGCTGCCAAGTATGcgtagatggatggatggttggatggttggatgTGATTTTCACGGTCGACGACCGGAAAAGGGACCGACGAAATGAGCCGATTCTAATGGGAACCAAGCACTATCTTCGCATCGAGGCTTGGCCGAGGCCAAGTGACACTTCGAGCGCAAGTGGCATCCTGCTGCCATCTACGTCAAAGGATCGTGTCTCGCGCCCACTTCAGGTGATCCGTACGGATCCGCTTTTGGTGGTTCCTTTCGTGGAaggattgattcaaatggaCGGACATTCGAAGGGTCTTTCGTCTTGCGGTCGGGTGGTTGGGGACAGTTTGAAGGACACTCGAACGGGTCGCATTCCGTCGGATGGTGAATTCTCTTTCATTCCATTGGTAGCAACTGTAGTGTACCACGTGCTGGAATGGCGAATTAGGATGCTTGTGGCCCTTTGTGGAACTCATCACCTCAAGGTCGCCATAACAACGGTCCCGGTACCAAATTGCGAAACTAAATGAATGGCGGTAATGAAGGCCGGTTTCCAATTAAATCAATCATGATCCATTAAAagagatggaaggaaaaaaaggaggagagagagagagagagagagaaaaaactgtgaaaggaaagagagatgTTAGGCCTTATGCCTGCAAGTCAAACATTGCGACCAGCGCCGTATCCAAGCGCCGATCTATCATCAGGAACGCTTCTGCTTCGACCACCTCCTAATGGCTGCAATTGAATTATGATTGTGGAAATGCGAGATTGTGGTTGGATTCAGCCAGCAgctagaccaccaccaccagaggggaggaagagaacgagCGGGAAGAGAATGGAACCCCCAAATTCCCTATCGTCGTCatctcgttgtcgtcgtcgacgtccaTCTCGGCCAACACAACGCCACAATTAGGCGATAATTTGTCAATCGATTTTGGGAAATGCGAAACGTTCACCGCATGTCGCAGAGTGCAGCATTGAGTGTGCACCCAGGGGTCACTCCACATTCCTCACCACGTGACCGTCTTGTCTGACCCAGAATGAGCAGCGACATGAGCGGTGTAGAatgacaacagcagcagcagcagcagcagcagcatcccagcCCAGGTTCGGCTGGATCGGATGACACGGCAGCATGTGAGTGAGTGGCGGTCTGTTAAGTGCAACCTGGTAGTCGACCTCTCCCCACCCAGGAGGTCGAAACAATGGTGTGCTAGAGGGCCCATCATCCTTTAAAGCTTACGGTTGGGGTGCTCCGGTGCTTCTCTTGAACGGGTCAACACGTGGTTCGTGTGTCACTTGAGTGTCGTCGATGGATTCGTCCTTGAaaaattcttttctttcttcgttggGTCACATTTGCCTCTGGTCTAATGTGACCCAACAGAATGGCAACAGCTGTCGTTTGTTCGCTTGGATAACGTTCCACAGGGTGTTGTTGAACGTTGATGAGCCATCCTTTTCATGGAAAACCAGCTCTTGCAAAGACGTGAGCACCCGGAGAATTGGTGAAGGTTCAATTCTTCTAATGATGCGGTTGTTAATTTGTGGAGATTTCACTTCAAACTCCCAACAAGCAAACTAAAACTTACTGGTAACTTACTGTCTGTCCTTCGTTTAATCGTAATTAATAGCTTTTCCCTTCAGCAACACATCATTAGCATGCCCCTGGCGCGTGTTTGTAGCGTCTTAAAGATTGTCGCCGCAAAAACCCGTTATCCCCCCTCGATCGTCGTCACTAATCCCTTTGCTCACCGGAGGGAAGCCCCGGCACCCGGGAAACTATCAGTTTGGAGCGCAAATAATGTTATgccattagcagcagccattTCCAACGCTTACCGTGCGCCCGGATgctatcattatcattattattaacTAACCGAGGAGGGCGAACGATGCGAATGCGTCCGTACCATGATGCGTCCCGTCGGCACGGTAGAGAGTTGTCGTTTGTagttgtggtggtggggagCAAGGGATGAGTTTTGAGGGCGGTTTTTCCCCGAAGAAAACTTCCTTCAGAAACGGAAGCAAGCAGAAGTCACGTCATCAACTGACTGCCGGCTGACATTAAAGCCCCCCCACTACTGGTTGGAAGCATCTTGCTGCTGTCCTGGTTGCCggtgctgttgcagcagctggcagctgtCAGGCTGAGGCTGATGTGGATTAGGCAGCATCCCAATTTTGGCGCCGCTACGGAAAAACGATTTGGGTTGACACTGTTTTTTCGTGCGGGTTGGGGGTGAGAAACAGTTTTCGGGCTTCGAATCGAGGCCCTGTTGATTGAACCCTTGGGAGCCTTGGGTGTCCCTGTGCTGTGTcgttttttcatttttatcgaCAGATCGTCCAACCTCCCTTCGATGACAAATATGTTGTGGCCACCATTGGTCTTATTTAAAGCAATTTATACCCCTAAACGATAGAAGAATGTTTGAATAGAAAACTCCTTCCCCTTTCAGTAATGTTGTTTGTTCTGTTGAGTGTTGAGACACTCTGCACTCTGCATATCACCGGTGTTCGAGCACCGGTACTCAAGTATCGGGAAATGAAAGCAATtcgccccctccccaaaacgTTTAATCGCATCCGCCATCGAGAGGTTGCCGATAGAGTAATGGAGGAAATACACATAATACCACTCCGGCGCAACCGTTTCCGCTACGTTTAATTTGCTTGCGACGCGAGATTTTGCGATAAATAAATGCCATCCGTTCTCTGCACCTGCCTCAAGGTTCTCTTCTCGTCTTGTTCGCCGCCACCGTACCAACTGGATGTTAAATCTGCATTATCGTTGCACAACCTCTAGCGCATAGCGGTGCTAGAATAAGTGCATCTATCAAGGCGTCCGGAGTCAAGGGGAAAGGCTGCGAGGAACAAGAACGGAGCGGAACAGCATGACCGGGGCTCTTGTGTCGCGTATTTGCAGCCAACACAAGCAGCgagtgcagttttttttctcttctgtaCCATGCCTTCGTTCCTATACGATCCCAGCTGGAAGGAAGTGTTACCGTTTCGCGCTTTTTAGCTTTCGTTGGTAGATAGCAAACGAAGGGACAGAACGGGAATCGGGAGTTTGTGAAGAAGTCCTGGTGGCTCGAGGAGGCGACGAACGAAAGCGGAGACATTATTGCAAATTGTGTCTATTCGCTCGGTCGCTACCGTCCTCGAGAAGTGTTGTGGCTCGAGCGCGTGTTTATTGAATTTCTTTCTCCAGCTCCGtccagaaccagcagcagcaacaggacgGCAGGTTACAGCAGGGGCGCAGAAGCGATGGTAGACGGACAAATGTTTCATGATAATGTGCCGGCACAATATGTTTCGTAGGCGCTTCCTTGACAGCCCCCCTCCCTTGGCCTTGGGCATAGCTTCTTATCttatgttttgcgttttgtcGCGCCGGCCATGATGTGTGTTCGCATCCGGTGTCACCCCTAGTACCCTAGATGCTTGCCATTGTCGATGGCCACAGCTACCTCCCGCTCCGGGGAGAGGGTGCTTTATTATTGTGTGGCACCGAGAAGCAGCGTTAAGTttgtggaaatgtttttgtaAAGAATGTTTTATGAGAATGCGCTCCAGATGCGCCACAGTTTCAAAGGGAAAGCAATTTATGGAAACTCTGTTGCGCagggaagggaatggaaagCGGTCTTCCAATTTACCGGACTCGCTTCGGTTTGGTATGCATCACAGAGAGGAAATTGATTGCTTTGGTGGTTATTATCGATATTGCAAACATTTGAATCGAAATATGTAATTATCGGGAAATGGGACCGTTGATCAAAGGCCCGGTCAGAACATCCTTTTCAAGGTTTGGAACCCAAAACCCCTCCCCATTCACTTGATCATCGCATTTCGATGGAAAGGGCCGTATCATTACCTAAACACTCACCCCAAAGTAATAGGATCTACTGTGCCACAGACTAAATCCACCAGTCCCAGTGCAGGTTAGTGCTTTTGCAACTTTCAACTGTAATCTAGCGCCGGATTATGCACATCCGGTCGAGAGTGCTTTTCCGATACGATACCATTGGTGGTAAATAATATGCGATCGAAACGGTTTCCAATTTAGCTCTCAATTCCACCCCGGGACAGCTGTgttctcgtgctcgtggtaATCAGCGGCACGAATGTGTTTccaaagacaaaaaaagatAAGAGCTAGCACATGGGTCGTGTTACAAGAGTGTCGATGACAtctttcgggggtttttttttcttgttctgtTTTATGCCCAACGCTATTTTATAACTCGTTTGCCACGTGCCATAAACTggtttttttacgatttcacGATACCAACGATTGATTACCCATCCACGGTGTGCGGACGGGATTGGGGGAATGTTTTCTAGAGCACTTTTCtggatttcattttatgacaaatctctttctctccctctctctcttttttccggCACATTCATTGGTCATAAACGATAAAGTAAGGGACGGGCTTGATGCGGTTTAAATGGAATTACGAGAGCATTACGAGCATTGCGTGGTGCGGCGTAAGGtactggcgtctccatttgaAAAGAATCCAGACGATTGGTGCTCCGGACCCTGGACTATAAACTGGATACAAAAACCCATCTAGCGCAGCAACTGTGGCCACACTCTCCACTGGTGACAGATTTTTGTAGAAAACTGAAATGCCATTCCAGCTGAACAGAAAGCTAGCTAGCACAAAGGAGCAGCTCTTTGTTTGCTGTgtgctggaatggaattaGCAACGAAAGAAATGTGTTAACGGGCCCGTAATCTACGGTTTTTGGACattaattttatcaaaatgAATCCCCACGTCAGTCGCCTTTTTGGCCTATCCGCCAGCCGGCTAGAAGTTACCAAAGGTACGAATGGCATTCCGACCACAAATCTCGTGCCCGTGATCTCCCCAATCCTTTTTACCCTTAACGTATTCTGGCACCTTGCTATCCGGGGGGGTTAGAACTTCTTCCACTCTCAGGGCAATTAATGTCAGTCCTgcacgagagacagagagaggcaACCGAGGATAGATAAACCGTTCCACCCTCCTTCACCAAGTCCGACTGTCGGACGCTCTTGTCTAGCAAATTGGAACCGCACCTCGCATCGCGTTGGTGACACTCGTCCGTTTCActttgtgtgtatttgtgaaTGTAAATGAGCGGGGACCGGTGGGGAACGAATTTTCGTTACCTCTTTGCCGTGGCACTTCCGGTAGCAGCTAATCGCTCCACTCGAAGGTGAGCGGGAGCTCGGGATAAGCGAACGCGAGGTAATTAAAATACTTTCCAGCTGTTTGTCGTACTTTACGTTATCTTGGCCGTAGGTCAGCTTAAGCGCTAGTAACACGTGCAACACCGGAAGTGACTCTGGAGTGCGAGGTCCACTGGGTATTAGGAAAACGGAGCGACACCAAAACACAGGAATGGGTGGTTCTGGCGGAACGGACAGGAAATTCGCGTAAATTTTTCACCACTTTAACACGGCCAGGGCAACAATGGAACTGCGTGGCGATTCCGATTGTAGTAGCAGCCGTTGCCAAAACATTGATCTATTGACAGGACATCAAAGAACCGGACGGACGTTCGCTTGTTTACGAGGTGTCAATAGTGTGGTTACGCTCCATTACCCCATCACCTGAACCGCGCTCAATTAAGCCAAACGAATGCCCGAAATCGAATACCGATGGTTACTCCAGCAAGGGAGAACGCAGAGCATAAAATGATGGTAATAATTTCATTACGATATGGATGAACTAATTAGTCTGGCTCTGGTGTGTTCATGCATGTGTGCGTTCGTTGGTggtttcgattccattcgtttcggtttcggtgtggtTAACTGATGCTGCAAGAATGGGGTGCCGTCGCGATGTGCCAATATATACTCACTTGCATTCTGTCGGATGAAGCGATCGCTGGTTGGCCGGCCGGAACAGAGGCAGGGAGCGGGATTGCAAATTAAACTTTCATTTTAAATCTTCCCGCGTACaacgacacaaaaaaagcaacTCTGTAACACCGTGCCACACGTTGGTAATGAGCCAGTGGAATGTTTTTTCGGACTACGACTGATGGTGAGCTTCCGGTTTGATGGTCGGTTGATGAGCAGGTTTATAATGAACATCGATTAATCTGGAATGAGATGATCAGAGAGGCAAAACAGTGTAAATGGATAGCCGTGGCCGTCGTGCCGGTGAGTGAAAAGTTGCAATTGTTCGTACATAATCATGTTGGCAAGAGTGAAGACTTGCAGAAGAGGAAACTTTTTAACAAACTTTCTTTACAGAGATGGACTGGAGTTGAAAAAGTCAGCATGTTTGTGGAAATGGCGCAGAGGGGCGTCTTGCATTATTAAGCATGTCCGATCGGAAGTAAATTGTATTCTTCGTCGCTTAACCAATTAGAACCTCGCTTGGTGGCAGCTCTTGCAATTTATCGCCCCTGCGTATCTCTTTCAACAATTGGCCAAGAGCGCACTTATCTTCATCCATCAAGTTGGCTGTCTCGTTTCCGTACAGTGTGGCGAGCGTTTAGCTGGATATTAATTACAGCAGCGTGTTTGAATTGATGCGCCCATTATCGCTCACGTTATCTAGGGGGAAAAGTGGTCGAGGTACTGAGCAGAAAATTAAAGTATTGTACATACCACAAGAAAGAGCAacgtatttgttttttattaattaGACTGCCTTTGCATAATGATGAGATATTTAGTGCAAACAGAATACGAGCTCGTGCAGGTTTGTGAAGAGTACATCGGTTTATACGAGATATTCTTTTAcgtaaatatttgaaaaacgATTCTCTGATTTTTTATGAACATTCCTGTTCAATACGGTAGGTTTGTGGTTTGTAGGAGAAGAGTTTAAAGATAAGAATCTCAAGGCTGCTAGAAAAAGCTAAACAATATGACTACATCTCCTAAAACTGTGATCCAATAGAAACCTTAAGTTGGCATCTTTTCCAAACTCTTTTTACAATTAATTTCGCCATCTACCAGTTCGCATTCATAAAATGGCGTCCACGTATCGTTGTAAAGTACATCGGTTACCAATAACTTTCGAATGTATCGTAGCTGTTTCTGCTAGCGTGCGAAATAGAGCATACTTGTTCGAAGAATAATAATCGGATCGTTTATCTTGCTGGCGCTTCTTGTTGACCATGTCGCTTTTCAGACCCATGGAAGTGTAGCAAAGGGTTAGTCTTCCCTCGGCGAGTTCCTTTATTAGATTTTCTTTCCCGGAAACGCGATGCGAACGATGATTTGTCGATTTGGAAACAAATTAAGTTGGCGTCAGCGAATGagttttcaaaacaaattTTCGGTCTTCGAattcctttcgtttccttttcaaaGCTATTCATAGATTTTGTTTACTCTTAGTTATTCTGATGAAATTCCTATCATATCTGAGGGGATTATTAGCTCCTAAAAGAATTAAGTATGATTTGTAACTGATCTGAAACCAAAtacaacacaaaccaaagaagccaacaaatggaaaaggaagacAAATGCTCGTAAAGAACACCATCAAATAGATCATAACACTAGCAGTTTATGTCGATGCCGCTGGCAATGCAGCTCCACCGTCCTCGGGGCTTTGGATGTTATGTAGAAGCGTCTAGGGACAAGGCCATAGCGTGCCAGCGCAACCAGCGAACAAATGACCTAACACGTAACCTACCGCCCAGTTCGCTAGTATTACCAATTCACTTTCATTAGGACTGCTCACGATAAAAAT is a window of Anopheles aquasalis chromosome 2, idAnoAquaMG_Q_19, whole genome shotgun sequence DNA encoding:
- the LOC126581215 gene encoding WSCD family member AGAP003962 is translated as MALRGWRLFGVAGTILVYVGGILFLSFVSLQGPQQKRGIHGPRGYGEFETIRNRDLGLMGKKPPLQWCTELHYLGTPTRQPRTPPKLLQTFPGHFVKKFSVYSYHQNNNNNQNNQNLHSAAAAVAVEAPPEADTPARQSDRAGGSGSTSDNDASERAPGPGRGGDTVASSSIAGSSSRSVWPNSDQVSGKLVDSNSVSRTGDGRWPSGRRERNPKSPGLTALVSFPGSGNTWLRYLLQQATGILTGSVYKDYGLLKSGFPAESVANGSVLVVKTHEWGPNAWAPYAKAILLIRDPERAILAEFNRQSGGHVGFASPDRYRRTKGRYWTQFVKNKLWAWEQTNLSWAKNFTGEVKLVFYDDLVENVEGTLRSILKFLNHPTDEELLACALMRKEGIYRRKKRILQFDPYSPAMHAAIDEKRAEVYAALGRYDMH